A window from Candidatus Nitrospira neomarina encodes these proteins:
- a CDS encoding dihydrolipoyl dehydrogenase family protein, with protein sequence MTHSHDLIIIGGGSAGYAAARTAQAEGADVGIVDQGPLGGLCILRGCMPTKAILRSSDLAALIRRASEFGLHSTNLQVNLAAIIERKNRLIKEFAEDRIQALQHPRFALYQEHAHFVSPTTIQAGPHRLSAKAYIIATGSVVSHIPIPGLKEAGYLTSDEALELETLPESMIILGGGPVALEFAQFFSRIGVMVSLIQRSAHILSDSDVDLVRPVEAHLQAEGMKMYTNTQIQYLSTSGGQKTLHFLHQGQKKEVTATSILQALGRRPNIDGLNLEAAQVAHQPNAILVNKDMRTSQPHIFAIGDVNGGYEIVHIAIEEGEIAGWNAVHPNLPPKHFDSRLKTQVVFTDPQLASVGLSERECLDRQLPYLVASYPFNDHGKSLCLGETYGHVKVLCDPQSGEILGGHIVGPEASELIHELIAIMYFRGTVHDLLRIPHYHPTLAEILTYPAEELIGKLSPM encoded by the coding sequence ATGACCCATTCTCATGACCTCATCATTATTGGAGGGGGCTCGGCAGGCTATGCGGCCGCTCGCACCGCTCAGGCGGAAGGAGCCGATGTCGGCATTGTCGATCAAGGTCCGTTGGGTGGTCTCTGCATCTTACGAGGATGCATGCCCACCAAAGCCATTCTCCGCTCCTCCGATCTCGCGGCGCTCATCCGTCGAGCTTCGGAATTCGGGCTTCACTCAACGAACCTTCAAGTGAACCTCGCAGCCATCATTGAGCGAAAAAACCGGTTAATCAAGGAATTTGCTGAAGATCGCATTCAAGCACTCCAACACCCTCGATTTGCCCTCTACCAGGAACATGCACATTTTGTTTCGCCGACGACCATCCAAGCCGGCCCGCATCGGCTATCCGCGAAGGCCTACATCATCGCCACTGGATCTGTGGTGTCGCACATTCCTATTCCAGGATTGAAAGAAGCAGGATACCTTACCAGCGATGAGGCATTAGAACTTGAAACCCTGCCTGAATCGATGATTATTCTGGGCGGGGGGCCGGTCGCATTGGAATTCGCCCAATTTTTTTCCCGCATCGGAGTCATGGTATCTCTGATTCAACGAAGTGCCCACATTCTCTCGGACTCGGACGTAGACCTTGTTCGGCCGGTTGAAGCACACCTTCAGGCCGAAGGCATGAAAATGTATACCAACACGCAAATCCAATATCTCAGCACGTCCGGTGGACAGAAAACCCTTCACTTCCTCCATCAGGGACAAAAAAAAGAGGTCACCGCCACCTCAATCCTCCAGGCCCTCGGCCGCCGCCCAAATATCGACGGTCTCAATTTGGAAGCGGCTCAGGTTGCCCATCAACCGAATGCCATTTTAGTCAACAAGGACATGAGAACATCCCAACCACATATTTTTGCTATTGGAGATGTCAACGGCGGGTATGAAATTGTCCATATTGCCATCGAGGAGGGTGAAATCGCCGGATGGAACGCCGTTCATCCTAATCTCCCTCCTAAACACTTTGATTCCCGCCTCAAAACCCAGGTCGTCTTTACTGATCCCCAGCTGGCCAGCGTGGGACTGTCCGAACGGGAATGCCTGGACCGTCAGCTCCCCTATCTTGTCGCTTCTTACCCCTTTAACGACCATGGCAAGTCTCTCTGCCTGGGAGAAACGTATGGACACGTTAAAGTGCTCTGTGATCCTCAATCTGGTGAGATTCTCGGTGGCCATATTGTCGGACCCGAAGCCTCTGAACTTATCCATGAACTGATTGCCATCATGTATTTTCGTGGCACAGTCCACGATCTTCTCCGCATACCTCATTATCATCCCACTCTCGCTGAAATTCTTACCTATCCTGCTGAGGAGCTTATTGGAAAATTATCGCCCATGTAG
- a CDS encoding ATP-binding response regulator, which translates to MPSRVEKPQLTTLRILIVDDSPSDRSTYTQWIRRTASIRVDIQEMDTGTQAWEACRISPPHCLLLDDQLPDMTGLEFLAKVRGPHSQWKTPIVFLTGYGNDEIASQAIRFGAQEYFNKNTLTERFLWHHIEQAIEQVISIPRIRSLERQASIILQSSSDGILVVGHDGLIRYSNPAAERLFQKTSEQLTRSPFGFPISANQTTEIGIMGESGQPTPVEMRVVPIEWDEEPAYLASLRDVTEQRRAEDERRRHEIERQYSQKLESLGVLAGGIAHDFNNLLMTIVARSGLALRALPPDAPAREHLDFIEKAGLRGGELANQMLAFAGQTRLNFQVINLPKLLEDMTPFLRATLSKRLTFEYDLAPSLPPIRADQAQLRQIIINIVINASEAYGEGDGVITIRTFEWEPAIENFQSWYVIGELPDKRSVALTIQDTGCGMTSETIPKIFDPFFSTKLPGRGLGLAALLGLAQAHGATIAVRSQPDVGTEFTLLFPATTPDTSAKKRPVFSFPTQEASLQKKPMVLVVDDEEDVRVACSMIFEEMGLQTLVASDGQIGIHVFEQHQHEIMVVLLDLTMPNMDGQQFLEHIQGLNATIPVILSSGYSEEEAMKRFLNPDMAAFIQKPYQVETLIAKVEEIRQKQMTSPNKPGL; encoded by the coding sequence ATGCCAAGCCGTGTTGAAAAACCTCAGCTCACCACTCTCCGAATTCTTATCGTCGATGATAGCCCAAGTGACCGATCCACCTATACTCAATGGATCCGGCGCACCGCCTCAATTCGCGTCGACATTCAAGAAATGGATACAGGAACCCAGGCATGGGAAGCCTGCAGGATCTCCCCCCCTCACTGTCTGCTTTTGGATGACCAATTGCCCGATATGACCGGATTAGAATTCTTGGCGAAAGTACGGGGACCGCACTCACAGTGGAAAACTCCCATCGTTTTTCTCACCGGATACGGTAACGACGAAATTGCAAGTCAGGCCATTCGATTTGGCGCACAAGAGTATTTCAACAAAAACACCCTAACGGAAAGATTCCTCTGGCATCATATAGAGCAAGCGATCGAGCAGGTCATCAGCATACCTCGCATACGCTCTCTTGAACGTCAGGCCAGCATCATTTTGCAATCATCCAGCGATGGGATCCTTGTTGTGGGACATGACGGACTGATCCGTTATTCCAATCCTGCAGCAGAACGGCTCTTCCAAAAGACATCCGAACAACTCACCCGATCCCCCTTTGGTTTCCCGATCTCTGCAAACCAGACGACGGAAATAGGCATCATGGGCGAATCCGGACAACCGACTCCTGTAGAAATGCGAGTTGTCCCTATTGAGTGGGATGAAGAACCCGCCTATTTGGCCTCCCTCAGGGATGTGACAGAACAGCGAAGGGCCGAAGACGAACGACGCCGTCATGAAATTGAACGCCAATATTCACAAAAACTGGAAAGTTTGGGAGTGCTCGCCGGAGGAATCGCTCATGATTTCAATAATCTCCTGATGACTATTGTAGCCCGCTCCGGCCTCGCTCTTCGCGCTCTTCCTCCCGACGCTCCGGCTCGGGAACACTTGGACTTCATTGAAAAAGCCGGTCTTCGGGGTGGGGAATTGGCCAATCAAATGTTGGCATTTGCCGGACAGACCCGCCTAAACTTTCAAGTCATCAATCTTCCAAAGCTCCTCGAGGACATGACTCCTTTCCTCCGGGCAACCCTTTCAAAACGATTAACGTTCGAATACGATCTTGCCCCCTCCCTTCCCCCCATTCGAGCCGATCAAGCTCAATTGCGCCAAATCATCATAAATATTGTGATAAACGCATCAGAAGCTTATGGAGAAGGAGATGGAGTCATCACCATCCGGACATTCGAATGGGAGCCTGCAATAGAGAATTTTCAGAGTTGGTATGTGATTGGAGAGCTCCCGGATAAGCGAAGTGTTGCCCTGACCATTCAGGACACCGGGTGCGGAATGACCTCGGAGACAATCCCAAAAATTTTTGACCCGTTTTTTTCGACCAAACTTCCTGGGCGAGGGCTTGGACTCGCAGCCCTTCTTGGACTCGCTCAGGCCCATGGCGCCACCATTGCCGTCCGAAGTCAACCAGATGTCGGAACAGAATTTACATTACTGTTCCCCGCCACCACCCCCGATACTTCAGCAAAGAAACGACCGGTCTTCTCATTTCCCACACAGGAAGCCTCACTGCAAAAAAAACCCATGGTGTTGGTGGTTGATGACGAAGAAGACGTTCGGGTGGCCTGTTCGATGATCTTTGAAGAAATGGGATTGCAAACATTAGTCGCCTCTGATGGACAAATCGGCATTCATGTCTTCGAGCAACATCAACACGAAATTATGGTCGTGCTCTTAGATCTCACTATGCCCAATATGGACGGTCAACAATTCCTCGAACACATCCAAGGGCTTAATGCAACCATTCCGGTTATTTTGTCAAGTGGATATTCCGAGGAAGAAGCGATGAAAAGATTTCTCAACCCGGACATGGCAGCGTTCATTCAAAAACCTTATCAAGTGGAAACTCTCATCGCCAAAGTCGAAGAGATCAGGCAGAAACAAATGACGTCCCCCAATAAGCCTGGCCTGTAG
- a CDS encoding two-component system response regulator: MISLLLVEDNPKEALVIKNMLKEGLQNQFTLKHSRSLSDALDLIQQNQFQAIILDSHLPDGKSFESIPQFLQFCPDAPILILSGVEEEDQAIQAVKSGVQDYLIKGQTSSSTLCRALRYAMERQRATQRITQLAHYDHLTGLANRGLFYERLNCAVARCHRNDTAIALMFLDLDHFKDINDTLGHDCGDSLLKTVAARIKKCIREIDTGVRLGGDEFAVLLEQIVSIEDVASVAQRILHLLAQPVIIKQHQLHVTGSLGITIYPWDSANPQELLSHADAAMYRAKAQGGNTHQFYTAGMKTAGLDGSTLEMELSRALAKEEFLLHYQPQMNLCTKQVIGMEALLRWHHPYQGLIGPNQFIPQAEENGMIIPIGEWVLRTASKQAKYWEKQGFPAPHVAVNLSARQIHQGNLPALMQDILNHSHLDPENLKLELTETFLIHETEETIQTLRELKAMGIHLYIDDFGAGYASLRYLKSFPIDGIKLDQSLIQNLPHSTNDAAIVMAVISLAKALGLQVIAEGVESQEQVDFLEEYGCDAMQGYWIAPPLPANESTQHMVHMS, encoded by the coding sequence ATGATTTCACTTTTGTTGGTTGAAGATAACCCAAAAGAAGCGTTGGTTATCAAAAATATGCTGAAAGAAGGACTCCAAAACCAATTTACCTTGAAGCATAGTCGTTCTCTTAGTGATGCTCTCGACCTTATTCAACAAAATCAGTTTCAAGCCATTATTCTGGACTCGCATCTTCCTGACGGCAAATCATTTGAATCCATTCCTCAATTCCTGCAGTTTTGCCCTGATGCCCCGATTCTGATTTTAAGCGGCGTGGAGGAAGAAGACCAGGCGATTCAAGCCGTGAAAAGTGGAGTCCAGGACTATTTAATCAAAGGCCAGACCAGCAGTTCGACTCTCTGCCGGGCCCTTCGCTATGCCATGGAACGCCAGAGAGCCACCCAACGCATTACCCAGTTGGCTCATTACGACCATCTGACAGGACTCGCAAATCGAGGCCTTTTTTATGAACGATTAAATTGTGCGGTGGCTCGCTGTCATCGGAACGATACGGCAATCGCTCTGATGTTTTTGGATCTGGACCATTTCAAAGACATCAATGACACGCTCGGCCATGATTGTGGGGATTCCTTACTCAAAACCGTGGCCGCACGCATCAAAAAATGTATCAGAGAAATCGACACAGGTGTCCGATTAGGAGGAGATGAATTTGCCGTCCTTCTGGAACAAATTGTGTCGATTGAGGATGTGGCATCTGTTGCACAACGTATTCTTCACCTACTGGCTCAACCCGTCATCATCAAGCAGCACCAACTGCATGTGACCGGAAGCCTCGGGATCACCATCTACCCGTGGGATAGCGCCAATCCCCAGGAACTTTTATCTCATGCCGATGCCGCAATGTATCGAGCCAAAGCCCAGGGAGGAAATACCCATCAATTTTACACCGCCGGCATGAAAACAGCTGGCCTCGATGGCTCCACGCTTGAGATGGAACTTAGTCGAGCTTTGGCCAAAGAAGAATTTCTCCTCCACTATCAACCACAAATGAATCTTTGCACCAAGCAAGTCATTGGCATGGAAGCTTTATTGCGCTGGCATCACCCCTACCAAGGCCTTATTGGGCCGAATCAGTTCATTCCCCAAGCCGAAGAAAATGGCATGATCATTCCCATTGGGGAGTGGGTTTTACGTACAGCCAGCAAACAAGCCAAATACTGGGAAAAGCAGGGGTTTCCGGCTCCTCATGTCGCCGTAAACCTCTCAGCCAGACAAATTCATCAGGGAAATCTCCCTGCACTCATGCAAGATATCCTCAACCATTCACATCTAGACCCGGAAAATCTCAAACTGGAACTGACAGAAACGTTTCTGATTCATGAAACAGAAGAAACCATCCAGACTCTCCGTGAACTCAAGGCCATGGGCATTCACCTGTACATTGATGATTTTGGAGCAGGGTATGCTTCGCTTCGATACCTGAAGTCATTTCCCATAGACGGCATCAAACTTGACCAAAGCCTCATTCAAAATCTCCCACACAGTACTAACGATGCCGCTATCGTCATGGCCGTCATCTCTCTAGCCAAAGCCCTGGGGCTACAAGTCATTGCCGAAGGAGTGGAATCACAAGAACAAGTCGATTTCCTGGAAGAATATGGATGCGATGCGATGCAAGGGTATTGGATCGCGCCGCCACTCCCCGCCAATGAAAGCACCCAGCACATGGTGCACATGTCATAA